A genomic window from Cloacibacillus evryensis DSM 19522 includes:
- a CDS encoding PLP-dependent aminotransferase family protein: protein MIFDFIRIENGSDTALWRQIYEQFAAAVDGGRIAPLTRLPSIRELAAGLSVSRSPVENAYERLHLDGYIVSRPKSGCFTAPRRSGGGARRGVKAASITEARYDLSSGRIDAKNTDISAWRRCLRSALKREDEITSRGDPCGEPELRRQLAAYAYRARGVKCGAGEIITASGTQQLLSLLCRALGGGGRAVLESPGFEQGERVLRDYGWEVSVVPESPETVSRLYDADIFVEIASKRPLRTLAQRTRRRGALAEWARENGRLIVEDDYNGELRYLARPIPAMQPLAPENVVYIGSFSQLLLPSVRVAYMALPARLAESCAAAAGFYDPTSSKIEQLALAEYIREGHLERHLRRCRKTYLRKSRLLSEALGSAFGAAFEWRLLETSTSFTLPLCGKAEKMRQAALMEGVKVDAGRDNILLSFAGIPEEDINGAAAALKRAWERVIRGDDKM, encoded by the coding sequence ATGATCTTCGACTTCATACGCATAGAAAACGGCAGCGATACGGCGCTCTGGCGGCAGATATACGAACAGTTCGCCGCCGCGGTGGACGGCGGGAGGATCGCGCCGCTTACGAGGCTCCCTTCCATACGCGAACTCGCGGCGGGACTCTCCGTCAGCCGGTCGCCGGTCGAAAACGCATACGAGCGGCTCCACCTCGACGGATACATCGTAAGCCGCCCGAAGAGCGGCTGCTTCACCGCGCCGCGCAGGAGCGGAGGCGGCGCGCGGCGCGGCGTCAAGGCCGCAAGCATCACTGAAGCGCGGTATGACCTCAGCTCCGGCAGGATAGACGCAAAAAACACGGACATCTCCGCGTGGCGGCGCTGCCTGCGCTCCGCGCTCAAACGCGAGGATGAGATCACCTCGCGCGGCGATCCCTGCGGCGAACCGGAGCTGCGCCGCCAGCTCGCCGCCTACGCCTACCGCGCTCGCGGCGTGAAATGCGGCGCCGGTGAAATCATCACCGCCTCCGGCACCCAGCAGTTACTCTCGCTGCTCTGCCGCGCGCTTGGCGGCGGAGGGCGCGCGGTGCTTGAGAGCCCCGGCTTTGAACAGGGAGAACGGGTGCTGCGCGATTACGGCTGGGAGGTCTCCGTCGTTCCGGAATCGCCTGAGACAGTCTCGCGGCTCTACGATGCCGACATCTTCGTGGAAATAGCTTCAAAGCGCCCGCTGCGCACTCTCGCGCAGAGGACCCGGCGCAGAGGCGCGCTCGCGGAATGGGCGCGCGAGAACGGCCGCCTTATCGTCGAAGACGACTATAACGGCGAGCTGCGCTACCTTGCGCGCCCGATCCCGGCGATGCAGCCGCTCGCGCCGGAAAACGTCGTCTACATCGGCAGCTTCTCGCAGCTGCTGCTGCCCTCGGTGCGCGTCGCCTACATGGCGCTTCCGGCGCGGCTCGCGGAGAGCTGCGCGGCGGCGGCCGGCTTCTACGATCCGACATCTAGTAAAATCGAGCAGCTCGCGCTGGCCGAATACATCCGCGAGGGACATCTCGAACGCCACCTGCGGCGCTGCCGAAAGACATACCTGCGCAAAAGCCGCCTGCTCTCCGAGGCGCTGGGCTCCGCTTTCGGCGCCGCGTTTGAATGGCGGCTGCTCGAAACATCGACGTCATTCACGCTTCCCCTCTGCGGCAAGGCGGAAAAAATGCGGCAGGCGGCGCTCATGGAGGGAGTAAAAGTCGACGCCGGGAGAGACAATATCCTGCTCTCCTTCGCCGGCATCCCCGAGGAAGACATCAACGGCGCGGCGGCGGCCCTAAAACGCGCGTGGGAGCGCGTCATCAGGGGGGACGATAAAATGTAA
- a CDS encoding ZIP family metal transporter, protein MDWFVSQPAPLQALMAGIFTWGVTALGAAGVFFAKRPSQKLLDVMLGFAGGVMIAASYWSLLAPAIEISEELGYPGWLPPVIGFLAGGGALRLLDMVMPHLHPAMAETHPDGPPSTLRRTTLLVLAITLHNIPEGLAVGVAFGAIGMLPQATVAGAIALALGMGLQNFPEGLAVSMPLRREGLTRSKAFFYGQLSAIVEPIFAFIGALLVYIARPLLPYALAFAAGAMIFVVVEETVPESQASGNGDIATTGFLIGFAVMMVLDVALG, encoded by the coding sequence ATGGATTGGTTCGTTTCACAGCCGGCGCCGCTACAGGCTTTAATGGCGGGGATTTTCACCTGGGGCGTGACGGCGCTTGGGGCGGCGGGCGTATTCTTCGCCAAACGCCCGAGTCAAAAACTGCTCGACGTCATGCTTGGTTTTGCCGGCGGCGTGATGATCGCGGCGAGCTACTGGTCGCTGCTCGCACCAGCGATAGAAATATCGGAAGAGCTCGGCTACCCCGGATGGCTGCCGCCGGTGATCGGATTCCTCGCGGGCGGCGGAGCGCTGCGCCTGCTCGACATGGTCATGCCGCACCTCCACCCCGCGATGGCGGAGACGCATCCGGACGGGCCGCCCTCCACTCTGCGCCGCACGACGCTGCTCGTACTGGCGATAACGCTGCACAACATTCCCGAGGGGCTCGCCGTCGGCGTCGCCTTCGGAGCGATAGGGATGCTGCCCCAGGCGACGGTCGCCGGGGCGATCGCGCTCGCGCTCGGCATGGGACTGCAAAACTTCCCCGAGGGGCTGGCCGTCTCGATGCCGCTGCGCCGCGAGGGACTTACCCGCTCCAAAGCCTTCTTCTACGGCCAGCTCTCGGCGATCGTCGAACCGATATTCGCCTTCATCGGCGCGCTGCTCGTCTATATAGCGCGCCCGCTGCTGCCCTACGCGCTCGCCTTCGCCGCCGGCGCGATGATCTTCGTAGTCGTCGAAGAGACGGTCCCCGAGTCCCAGGCATCCGGCAACGGCGACATCGCGACGACGGGATTCCTCATCGGCTTCGCGGTGATGATGGTGCTCGACGTAGCGCTGGGTTAA
- a CDS encoding Ig-like domain-containing protein — MKLYKKRTLASFLITIFIMVGTAWAGGIAYNSGDSKALKEDVATNDILSPYANGSNKLTLTGKEGTSESDRSDKNFVIYGASGDVAGDSSLVLDWQAELYTQGKVQFFAGGDGSNVTGNSSLTVNAADDSIMYAYGGAPGAQQSIILAGSPNGGTVTGNTKLTINGALGNACYLKASGAAMIDKAGALTVNGDSTVEISASCEVGDGIGANGGLHIVANGLKADETARGILKGKATLIIDNPNARVEQIWGGNNSVANSGHTYAATESVAVYLRQGKVGAVTAGPSSWGKTAEAVVSKDVYVEVTSADFSSFSHYLGGGGVSWGEGSRAIVKGNTSVAVKGGGGIDLLVGGGLGRAGGNADVEGNTNIAIIGDAGLKALTKDAWIIAGGKRTGSGSAAVGGNATITFADIEKGVFAGNITGQGILRDDNDKPYDKNDNDAFYTTSVLGDSVLVFDNVKADFSDAKIKEMDRVEIANGTELTLSSLGGAKELKLTGAWSSTGKLTPMKFSNAAPSDVTIDTSEATGILYAAFNAERTELCVVTRPVTASPDNLTLTYKLDTSAKLTAQSDIDEEFTWKSSNLGYVSVDQDGKVTPINVGRATITATGKTSNLVGSCYVTVRDADDVTVSPSSAAIKVGETKQLEAAHDGKDKITGWTSGNTAVATVSGSGDSATVTALKPGDAVITATGASGKTGTSTITVNKSNVTINGDLRDGNLVLTLRTDSESKPITASSDITETFTWTTSDASIAKVGETSGIVTGVSAGSADVTATGVKGEGVKTIKVIVAEPGDVVVTPASFDVKVDEEKSLTVTCDPEDKITKWASDKPEIATVTTNGKVRGVKPGTATITATAQSGKSTASSVTVNKSVVTLDKTEITLKPAATATVKAASDISESVSFVSDNEKVAKVNAATGEITALAAGKTNITATGARGEGTASCTVTVETPKAVTVLPPTLSIEIGKTGTVITSYDTYETVTWSTSDGTVATVKDGTVTAVKAGIAVITATGKLSGNNAGCTVTVTDPETPAPTPTPTPVTPSTIDEKNNPINDDEGVPNEVKPATPAATEATTENKANLAEKSGIASTNLVSTSDGLIAISPVLAKQAVEEVKSNDNTVQPQTIAALPIVTAAVEKEKTAALAFKMTGKELGAQENSVVSDITLVKVFANGTGGVFQYAATPDAYADEHFTLKDADGNNLVLTDNVIPANEYTLIVFIKDGGKFDLDKAEGSVIDPIAIATNAATEPKSGSSSSGCNGGFGALALLGLALVPMFYGKKR; from the coding sequence TTGAAATTATACAAAAAAAGGACTCTTGCGTCGTTTCTTATCACAATCTTTATAATGGTCGGCACGGCGTGGGCGGGCGGCATCGCTTACAATTCGGGCGACAGTAAGGCATTAAAGGAAGATGTCGCAACCAACGACATACTCTCGCCGTACGCTAACGGGAGCAATAAACTTACCCTTACAGGGAAAGAGGGAACATCCGAGAGCGATCGTTCAGACAAAAACTTTGTCATATACGGGGCGAGCGGCGACGTCGCCGGAGACTCCTCGCTTGTCCTGGACTGGCAGGCGGAGCTGTATACCCAGGGCAAGGTGCAGTTTTTCGCCGGAGGCGACGGCTCGAATGTGACGGGCAACTCCAGCCTCACGGTCAACGCGGCGGACGATTCGATCATGTATGCGTATGGAGGCGCTCCAGGCGCCCAGCAATCAATAATCCTGGCAGGAAGCCCGAACGGCGGCACCGTCACGGGGAATACGAAACTGACGATCAACGGAGCCCTCGGAAATGCTTGTTATTTGAAGGCGAGCGGAGCGGCGATGATAGATAAAGCCGGCGCCCTTACCGTCAACGGCGACAGCACTGTGGAGATCAGCGCCTCCTGTGAGGTTGGAGACGGGATCGGCGCGAACGGCGGCCTGCATATCGTCGCCAACGGATTAAAAGCCGATGAAACGGCACGCGGCATCTTAAAGGGCAAGGCGACACTGATAATAGACAACCCGAACGCGAGAGTCGAGCAGATATGGGGCGGCAATAATTCCGTGGCAAACAGCGGCCACACGTATGCGGCGACGGAAAGCGTTGCGGTCTATCTGAGGCAGGGCAAAGTCGGCGCCGTAACGGCCGGCCCGTCAAGTTGGGGGAAAACCGCCGAGGCCGTTGTCTCAAAAGACGTCTATGTAGAGGTGACGAGCGCGGATTTCAGCTCCTTCAGCCACTATCTTGGCGGCGGCGGAGTCAGTTGGGGTGAAGGCAGCCGCGCCATCGTCAAGGGGAACACGTCGGTCGCGGTAAAGGGCGGCGGCGGCATCGACTTACTGGTCGGCGGCGGCCTGGGCCGCGCCGGCGGCAACGCCGACGTCGAGGGCAATACGAACATCGCGATCATCGGAGACGCCGGGCTCAAGGCTCTGACAAAAGACGCCTGGATAATCGCCGGCGGAAAGCGGACCGGCTCTGGCAGCGCCGCGGTCGGTGGGAATGCCACGATAACTTTCGCGGATATTGAGAAGGGCGTGTTTGCCGGGAACATAACGGGTCAGGGAATTCTGCGCGATGATAACGATAAGCCCTATGACAAGAACGACAATGACGCCTTTTACACCACCTCCGTCCTCGGCGATTCCGTCCTTGTCTTCGACAACGTGAAAGCCGACTTCTCCGACGCTAAAATAAAGGAGATGGACAGAGTCGAGATCGCCAACGGCACGGAGCTGACGCTTTCGAGCCTCGGCGGGGCGAAGGAACTTAAACTCACAGGCGCATGGTCAAGCACGGGCAAGCTCACGCCCATGAAGTTCAGCAACGCCGCGCCTTCCGATGTGACAATTGATACCTCCGAAGCGACGGGCATCCTCTACGCTGCATTCAACGCAGAGAGAACCGAGCTTTGCGTTGTAACAAGACCCGTCACAGCCTCCCCTGACAACCTGACGCTCACGTATAAGCTCGACACTTCGGCGAAACTCACCGCGCAGAGCGACATCGATGAAGAATTCACATGGAAGTCGAGCAATTTGGGCTATGTTTCAGTGGACCAGGACGGAAAGGTCACCCCAATTAACGTCGGGCGCGCAACGATCACAGCAACAGGCAAAACAAGCAACCTCGTCGGTTCCTGTTACGTCACCGTAAGGGACGCCGACGACGTTACTGTATCCCCTTCTTCCGCGGCGATAAAAGTAGGCGAAACAAAACAACTGGAAGCGGCCCATGACGGCAAAGACAAGATAACCGGCTGGACCTCTGGCAATACTGCTGTCGCTACGGTCAGCGGCAGCGGCGACAGCGCCACAGTAACGGCGCTCAAGCCCGGCGACGCAGTCATCACTGCGACAGGGGCAAGCGGCAAAACGGGGACCAGCACAATAACCGTCAATAAGTCTAATGTCACGATAAACGGCGACCTGCGCGACGGCAACCTCGTCCTCACGCTCAGGACAGACTCTGAGTCCAAGCCCATCACCGCCTCCAGCGACATCACCGAGACCTTTACATGGACGACAAGCGACGCATCCATCGCTAAGGTCGGCGAAACCTCCGGCATAGTCACCGGCGTCAGCGCGGGCAGCGCCGACGTCACGGCCACGGGCGTGAAGGGCGAAGGCGTAAAGACGATAAAAGTGATCGTCGCCGAGCCCGGCGATGTGGTGGTTACACCCGCCAGCTTCGACGTCAAAGTGGATGAAGAAAAGAGCCTCACCGTTACCTGCGACCCAGAAGACAAGATAACGAAATGGGCCTCTGACAAACCGGAGATTGCCACGGTAACAACAAACGGCAAAGTCAGAGGGGTCAAGCCCGGGACAGCCACGATCACCGCAACGGCGCAGAGCGGCAAATCCACCGCCAGCAGCGTGACGGTGAACAAATCCGTCGTCACGCTCGACAAGACGGAAATAACCCTCAAACCGGCAGCAACGGCGACCGTCAAAGCGGCGAGCGACATCAGCGAAAGCGTCAGCTTCGTCTCCGACAATGAAAAGGTGGCTAAGGTGAATGCGGCCACCGGTGAAATCACGGCGCTGGCGGCCGGCAAGACCAACATCACTGCCACGGGCGCGCGCGGAGAGGGAACCGCCTCCTGCACCGTCACGGTGGAGACACCGAAGGCCGTAACGGTCCTCCCGCCCACACTCAGCATCGAAATCGGCAAGACCGGCACTGTAATCACCAGCTATGACACGTATGAAACTGTAACGTGGAGCACAAGCGACGGGACGGTAGCCACGGTCAAAGACGGGACGGTAACGGCGGTCAAAGCCGGCATAGCTGTGATCACGGCGACTGGCAAATTGAGCGGCAACAACGCGGGCTGCACCGTCACGGTAACCGACCCGGAGACCCCTGCCCCCACGCCCACACCGACGCCGGTGACCCCAAGCACAATTGACGAAAAGAACAACCCGATAAACGACGACGAAGGCGTTCCCAATGAAGTGAAGCCCGCCACCCCTGCCGCGACCGAAGCCACGACGGAGAACAAGGCCAACCTGGCAGAGAAGTCAGGCATCGCGTCCACTAACCTTGTGTCCACCTCCGACGGTCTTATCGCCATCAGCCCCGTCCTGGCGAAGCAGGCAGTAGAAGAAGTGAAGTCCAACGATAATACAGTACAGCCGCAAACCATAGCCGCACTTCCGATAGTAACGGCTGCGGTTGAGAAAGAAAAGACGGCGGCGCTCGCCTTCAAGATGACAGGCAAAGAGCTCGGCGCGCAGGAAAACAGCGTCGTCAGTGACATAACTCTCGTCAAGGTAT
- the pdxS gene encoding pyridoxal 5'-phosphate synthase lyase subunit PdxS gives MDNMEQIKLNRDLAKMLKGGVIMDVTTPEQAKVAEAAGACAVMALERIPADIRAAGGVSRMSDPKMIKGIQQAVSIPVMAKCRIGHIAEARILEAIEIDYIDESEVLSPADDTYHIDKTQFRVPFVCGARNLSEALRRIEEGATMIRTKGEPGTGDVVQAVRHMRAMQAEIARVVSMRADELFEAAKELQVPCALLREVHDTGRLPVVNFAAGGVATPADAALMMLLGAEGVFVGSGIFKSGDPEKRAAAIVKAVTNYDDPGILAAISEDLGGAMVGINESEIAVLMAERGK, from the coding sequence ATGGACAACATGGAACAGATAAAATTGAACCGCGACCTGGCGAAGATGCTCAAGGGCGGCGTCATTATGGACGTCACCACGCCGGAACAGGCGAAGGTCGCCGAGGCGGCGGGGGCCTGCGCGGTGATGGCGCTGGAGCGCATTCCGGCGGATATCCGCGCGGCGGGCGGCGTTTCGCGCATGAGCGATCCGAAGATGATCAAGGGCATCCAGCAGGCCGTCAGCATTCCCGTGATGGCGAAGTGCCGTATCGGCCACATCGCGGAGGCGCGCATCCTCGAGGCGATCGAGATAGATTACATCGACGAGAGCGAAGTCCTGAGCCCAGCCGACGATACCTATCACATCGACAAGACGCAGTTCCGCGTGCCCTTCGTCTGCGGCGCGCGTAACCTTTCGGAGGCGCTGCGCCGCATAGAGGAGGGGGCGACGATGATCCGCACGAAGGGCGAACCGGGGACCGGCGACGTCGTGCAGGCCGTGCGCCACATGCGCGCGATGCAGGCGGAGATCGCGCGCGTGGTATCGATGCGCGCCGACGAGCTCTTTGAGGCGGCGAAGGAATTGCAGGTCCCCTGCGCGCTGCTGCGCGAGGTCCACGACACGGGCAGGCTGCCGGTCGTCAACTTCGCGGCGGGCGGCGTGGCGACTCCCGCCGACGCGGCGCTGATGATGCTGCTTGGCGCGGAGGGTGTCTTTGTCGGCAGCGGCATCTTCAAGTCCGGCGATCCGGAAAAGCGGGCGGCGGCAATCGTCAAGGCCGTCACGAATTATGATGATCCGGGAATATTGGCGGCAATATCGGAGGATCTCGGCGGCGCGATGGTCGGCATCAACGAGAGCGAGATTGCCGTGCTGATGGCGGAGCGCGGAAAATAA